A single Inediibacterium massiliense DNA region contains:
- a CDS encoding beta-ketoacyl-ACP synthase III: protein MQNQIRPVGILGTGSYLPPKIMTNHDIEQIVDTSDEWIVARTGIKGRHIADENTATAHLATKAAKLALEDAKVLPEEIDLIIVATVTPDMLFPSTACIVQKEIKAINAAAFDLAAGCSGFLYGLSVAKQFIATGMYQRVLVIGAETLSKILDWKDRNTCVLFGDGAGAAVLGPTEEGFGILSSTMGADGEGGKFLTMPAGGSLMPASIETIEQRLHYLKMDGSEVFKFAARTMPKASIEALNLSGYNIDDVDCLIPHQANIRIIKSAAKKLNLPMEKIFVNLDKVGNMSAASIPVALDEAVKQSKIKKGDLIVLVGFGAGLTWGSNVIRWNK from the coding sequence ATGCAAAATCAAATAAGGCCAGTAGGAATACTAGGGACTGGAAGTTATCTTCCACCAAAGATTATGACCAATCATGACATTGAACAAATAGTAGATACAAGTGATGAATGGATTGTAGCAAGAACTGGAATCAAAGGAAGACATATTGCAGATGAAAATACAGCTACTGCTCATCTTGCTACAAAGGCTGCAAAGCTTGCATTAGAAGATGCAAAAGTTTTACCAGAGGAAATAGATCTTATCATTGTAGCTACAGTAACACCTGATATGCTTTTTCCATCTACAGCTTGTATTGTACAGAAGGAGATCAAAGCTATAAACGCAGCAGCTTTTGATTTAGCAGCAGGTTGTTCTGGATTTTTATATGGATTAAGTGTTGCAAAACAATTTATTGCTACAGGGATGTATCAAAGAGTTTTAGTTATTGGAGCAGAGACTCTATCTAAAATATTAGATTGGAAGGATCGAAATACCTGTGTTTTATTTGGAGATGGAGCAGGGGCAGCAGTTTTAGGGCCTACAGAGGAAGGATTTGGAATTTTATCTTCTACCATGGGAGCGGATGGAGAAGGAGGAAAATTCTTAACTATGCCTGCAGGAGGTTCATTGATGCCTGCATCTATAGAAACGATAGAACAAAGACTTCATTATCTAAAGATGGATGGAAGTGAAGTATTTAAGTTTGCAGCGAGAACGATGCCTAAAGCTTCTATAGAAGCCCTAAATTTAAGCGGATATAATATAGATGATGTAGATTGTTTGATTCCACATCAAGCAAACATTAGAATTATTAAATCAGCAGCAAAAAAATTAAATCTTCCTATGGAAAAAATATTTGTAAATTTAGATAAAGTAGGAAATATGTCTGCTGCATCTATTCCTGTTGCTTTAGATGAAGCGGTAAAACAAAGTAAAATAAAAAAAGGGGATTTGATTGTTTTAGTAGGATTTGGTGCAGGACTTACTTGGGGGTCCAATGTGATACGTTGGAATAAGTAA
- the fabK gene encoding enoyl-[acyl-carrier-protein] reductase FabK, giving the protein MIHSRVCKLLGIEYPIFQGAMAWISTAELAAAVSNAGGLGIIAAGNAPAHIVKKEIDKIKSLTDKPYGINVMLLSPYIDEIMELVFSEKVPVVTTGAGNPSKYIKDLKSIGTKVIPVVPSIALAKRVEKSGADAIIVEGTEAGGHIGELTTMVLVPQIADAVNIPVIAAGGVADGRGMMAAFSLGAEAVQIGTRFVCSKECQVHDKYKEIILKAKDRDTVVTGRSTGHPVRIIKNKLAKEFDRLEKKGCSIEELEQLGAGKLKIAAIDGDIENGSIMSGQIAGMINDIKSCKEIIEEIMLGMKENYQAMNHIWQ; this is encoded by the coding sequence ATGATCCATTCAAGAGTGTGTAAATTATTGGGAATTGAGTATCCAATATTTCAAGGAGCAATGGCATGGATTTCTACAGCAGAGTTAGCGGCAGCAGTATCTAATGCAGGCGGATTAGGAATTATAGCTGCTGGAAATGCACCTGCTCATATTGTTAAAAAAGAAATAGACAAAATAAAGTCACTCACAGATAAACCTTATGGAATCAATGTCATGTTATTGTCTCCTTATATAGATGAAATCATGGAACTTGTTTTTTCTGAGAAAGTACCTGTTGTAACGACTGGTGCAGGAAATCCATCAAAGTATATCAAAGATTTAAAAAGTATAGGTACAAAAGTTATTCCAGTAGTTCCTTCGATTGCTCTTGCAAAAAGAGTTGAAAAATCTGGGGCAGATGCAATAATTGTAGAAGGAACAGAAGCAGGAGGTCATATTGGAGAACTTACGACTATGGTTTTAGTTCCTCAAATTGCAGATGCAGTAAATATTCCTGTGATTGCAGCAGGGGGAGTTGCAGATGGAAGAGGAATGATGGCAGCATTTTCTCTAGGGGCAGAAGCTGTACAAATAGGAACAAGATTTGTATGTTCTAAGGAATGTCAAGTTCATGATAAATACAAAGAAATAATCTTAAAGGCAAAGGATCGAGATACAGTAGTGACAGGAAGAAGTACAGGACATCCTGTAAGAATCATTAAAAATAAACTAGCTAAGGAATTTGATCGGTTAGAAAAGAAAGGTTGCTCTATAGAAGAATTAGAGCAATTAGGGGCAGGAAAATTAAAAATAGCAGCTATTGATGGAGACATAGAAAATGGATCTATTATGTCAGGTCAAATTGCAGGAATGATTAATGATATTAAAAGCTGTAAAGAAATCATAGAAGAAATCATGTTAGGAATGAAAGAAAATTACCAAGCAATGAATCATATATGGCAATAA
- the fabD gene encoding ACP S-malonyltransferase has product MKKIAFVFPGQGAQYVGMGEEISKHYKVANEIFQEATLSVGYDMKKMCFEGPEEELKKTENTQPAILTTCIAIAKVLEEKGIHPQVTAGLSLGEYASLVISGAMEFKDAVALVKKRGKYMQEAVPLGVGTMAAILGMDREDLYKALEKGKEFGIVEAANFNSPGQIVISGEIIAVEKTCEFAKELGAKKAVILPVSAPFHCSMLIPAGEKLSKELENISIKELKVPVIANVNGDYYKDSSEAKELLIKQVSNSVLWEDSVTKMLHEGINTFIEIGPGKSLSGFIKKISKKEDQKVEIYNVEDQKTLEAVIEAVLK; this is encoded by the coding sequence ATGAAAAAAATTGCATTTGTCTTCCCTGGACAAGGAGCTCAATATGTTGGAATGGGAGAAGAAATTTCAAAACACTATAAAGTAGCAAATGAAATATTTCAAGAGGCAACCTTATCTGTAGGATATGATATGAAAAAAATGTGTTTTGAAGGACCAGAAGAGGAGCTTAAAAAAACAGAAAACACACAACCTGCTATATTAACTACTTGTATAGCGATTGCAAAGGTTTTAGAAGAAAAAGGAATACATCCTCAAGTTACAGCAGGACTTAGTTTAGGAGAATATGCATCTTTAGTGATTTCCGGTGCAATGGAATTTAAAGATGCAGTAGCATTAGTGAAAAAAAGAGGCAAATATATGCAAGAAGCAGTTCCTCTAGGAGTAGGAACAATGGCTGCAATTCTTGGAATGGACAGAGAAGATTTATATAAAGCATTAGAAAAAGGAAAAGAATTTGGAATTGTAGAAGCTGCAAATTTTAACAGTCCAGGACAAATTGTTATCTCTGGAGAAATTATAGCTGTAGAAAAAACTTGTGAGTTTGCAAAAGAATTAGGTGCTAAAAAGGCAGTGATTCTTCCAGTAAGTGCACCTTTTCATTGTTCAATGCTTATCCCTGCGGGAGAAAAATTATCTAAGGAGTTAGAAAATATTTCTATCAAAGAGTTAAAAGTACCAGTCATTGCAAATGTCAATGGAGATTATTATAAAGATTCATCAGAAGCGAAAGAACTACTTATCAAACAAGTAAGCAATTCTGTATTATGGGAAGATAGTGTTACAAAAATGCTTCATGAAGGAATCAATACTTTTATAGAAATAGGACCAGGAAAATCATTGAGTGGATTTATTAAAAAAATCAGCAAAAAAGAAGATCAAAAAGTAGAGATCTATAATGTAGAAGATCAAAAAACTTTAGAAGCAGTAATAGAAGCTGTTTTGAAATAG
- the fabG gene encoding 3-oxoacyl-[acyl-carrier-protein] reductase: MKLEGKTAIVTGGSRGIGKAIALTLANLGANIVVNYTSNPKRAEEVVAEIKNMGREAIAIKADVSNSEEVANFIKEVEEQFDSIDILINNAGVTKDNLLMRMKEEDWDQVININLKGTYNCTKAVTKKMMKQRSGKIVNIASVVGVTGNAGQANYAASKAGVIGFTKSIAKELGSRGINVNAVAPGFIQTDMTEVLSDEVKKQIMEQIPMKELGKPEDVANAVAFLCMDEAKYITGQVIHIDGGMAM; encoded by the coding sequence ATGAAATTAGAAGGAAAAACTGCTATTGTCACAGGAGGTTCTAGAGGAATAGGAAAAGCTATTGCATTGACACTTGCAAATTTAGGAGCAAATATTGTTGTCAATTATACAAGTAATCCCAAAAGAGCAGAGGAAGTAGTAGCAGAAATAAAAAATATGGGAAGAGAAGCTATTGCAATAAAAGCAGATGTTTCTAATAGTGAGGAAGTAGCAAATTTTATAAAAGAAGTAGAAGAACAATTTGACTCTATTGATATTTTAATCAATAATGCAGGAGTTACAAAAGATAATTTATTAATGAGAATGAAAGAAGAAGACTGGGATCAAGTAATCAACATTAATTTAAAAGGCACATACAACTGCACAAAGGCAGTGACTAAAAAAATGATGAAGCAAAGAAGTGGTAAGATTGTAAATATAGCATCTGTAGTAGGGGTTACTGGAAATGCTGGACAAGCAAATTATGCTGCATCTAAAGCTGGAGTCATAGGATTTACTAAGTCTATTGCAAAAGAATTAGGATCAAGAGGGATTAATGTAAATGCAGTAGCACCAGGATTTATTCAAACAGATATGACAGAGGTTTTATCTGACGAAGTAAAAAAACAAATTATGGAACAAATTCCAATGAAAGAATTAGGAAAGCCTGAAGATGTAGCCAATGCTGTAGCTTTTTTATGTATGGATGAGGCAAAATACATTACAGGACAAGTGATTCATATAGATGGCGGGATGGCTATGTAA
- the fabF gene encoding beta-ketoacyl-ACP synthase II, whose product MNRRVVVTGLGAITPIGIGKEEFFKGLREGKNGVGKITKFDTEDFSTKIAAEVKNFEPTDYIEKKEAKRMDRFTQYAVAASKMAIEDSKLDLDEIDKNRFGVVVGSGIGGIETFEREHEKLLNKGPGRVSPFFIPMMISNIGAGQVSIAFGAKGPNTTVVTACATSTNAVGDAFKIIQRGDADIMITGGAEASITPLAVAGFSSMKALSTRNDEPEKASRPFDKDRDGFIMGEGAGILILEELEHAVARGAHIYAEVVGYGMSGDAYHITTPAPEGEGAKRSMENAIKDAGISPEDVDYINAHGTSTAYNDKFETMAIKSLFKDHAYKLAVSSTKSMTGHLLGAAGGIEAIACVMALTENFIPPTMNYTTKDEECDLDYVPNEGRKADVEYALSNSLGFGGHNASILLKKYCVK is encoded by the coding sequence TTGAATAGAAGAGTTGTTGTGACTGGGCTTGGAGCAATTACTCCCATAGGAATTGGAAAAGAGGAGTTTTTTAAAGGATTAAGAGAAGGGAAAAATGGAGTAGGAAAAATTACAAAATTTGATACAGAAGATTTTTCTACTAAAATTGCAGCAGAAGTAAAAAATTTTGAGCCAACAGATTATATAGAGAAAAAAGAAGCAAAAAGAATGGATAGATTTACTCAATATGCAGTAGCTGCAAGCAAGATGGCTATAGAAGATTCTAAATTAGATTTAGATGAAATAGATAAAAATAGATTTGGAGTAGTAGTAGGTTCTGGAATCGGTGGAATCGAAACTTTTGAAAGAGAACATGAAAAGCTTTTAAACAAAGGACCAGGAAGAGTGAGCCCATTTTTTATTCCAATGATGATCTCAAATATTGGAGCAGGACAGGTTTCTATTGCTTTTGGAGCAAAGGGACCTAATACTACAGTAGTAACTGCATGTGCAACTTCAACCAATGCCGTTGGAGATGCTTTTAAAATCATCCAAAGGGGTGATGCAGATATTATGATTACAGGAGGAGCAGAAGCTTCGATTACTCCTTTGGCTGTAGCAGGATTTTCATCTATGAAAGCATTGTCTACAAGAAATGATGAGCCAGAAAAAGCAAGTAGACCTTTTGATAAAGACAGAGATGGTTTTATAATGGGAGAAGGAGCAGGAATTTTAATTCTTGAAGAATTAGAACATGCAGTGGCTCGTGGTGCTCATATTTATGCAGAAGTTGTAGGTTATGGAATGAGTGGAGATGCATATCATATTACAACTCCAGCTCCAGAAGGAGAAGGAGCGAAAAGATCTATGGAAAATGCTATAAAAGATGCAGGCATTTCACCTGAAGATGTTGATTATATTAATGCTCATGGAACATCAACAGCATATAATGATAAATTTGAAACTATGGCGATCAAATCTTTATTTAAAGATCATGCTTATAAGCTAGCAGTAAGTTCAACAAAATCTATGACAGGACATTTATTAGGAGCTGCAGGAGGAATAGAAGCTATTGCGTGTGTAATGGCACTTACAGAAAATTTTATACCTCCAACTATGAACTATACTACAAAAGATGAAGAATGTGATCTAGACTATGTTCCAAATGAAGGAAGAAAAGCAGATGTAGAATATGCACTATCTAATTCATTAGGTTTTGGCGGTCATAATGCATCTATTTTATTAAAAAAATATTGTGTAAAATAG
- the rnc gene encoding ribonuclease III: MQRIKKEREETLKELVKKLGYEFNNIELLNEALTHSSYANEHKKRKIPYNERLEFLGDSVLSIVISDYLYNHLSTLQEGELTKIRASIVCEPSLANCSMSMQMGNYLLLGKGEEVTGGRERVSILADTFEAIIGAIYLDGGLTKVSEFILRTLHQTIEDAIEGKIFKDYKTHLQEFIQSINTKKISYEVVHEEGPDHNKIFYVQVKIGDEVLGEGSGKSKKEAEQNAAQKALKKVM; the protein is encoded by the coding sequence TTGCAGCGTATAAAAAAAGAAAGAGAAGAAACTTTAAAGGAACTAGTGAAAAAATTAGGATATGAATTTAACAATATTGAACTTTTGAATGAAGCCTTAACACATAGCTCTTATGCAAATGAACATAAAAAAAGGAAGATCCCTTATAATGAAAGATTAGAGTTTTTAGGGGATTCTGTACTGAGTATTGTGATTAGTGATTATCTTTACAATCATTTATCTACTCTACAAGAAGGAGAACTTACTAAGATTAGGGCAAGTATCGTATGTGAGCCATCACTAGCTAATTGTTCTATGAGTATGCAGATGGGTAATTATCTTCTTTTAGGAAAAGGGGAGGAAGTAACAGGAGGAAGAGAAAGAGTATCCATATTAGCAGATACTTTTGAAGCCATCATAGGAGCTATTTATTTAGATGGTGGATTAACAAAGGTAAGTGAGTTTATATTAAGAACATTACATCAAACTATAGAAGATGCTATTGAAGGGAAAATTTTTAAAGATTATAAAACTCATTTACAAGAATTTATTCAAAGTATCAATACAAAAAAGATTTCTTATGAAGTAGTTCATGAAGAAGGACCAGATCATAATAAGATTTTTTATGTACAGGTAAAAATAGGAGATGAAGTTTTAGGAGAAGGGTCAGGTAAAAGCAAAAAAGAAGCAGAACAAAATGCAGCACAAAAAGCTTTAAAGAAGGTGATGTAA
- a CDS encoding elongator complex protein 3, whose product MAKKHYIIPIFVPHRGCPFDCVFCNQKKITGCEEEVTKEKVNQQIIDYMATIQDIEDKHVEIAFFGGSFTGIEQKKQQELLEVAYKWKNKGVVNDIRISTRPDYINESIVEFLEKYGVSIIGLGVQSMDEEVLKKSNRGHTPKDVIQAVEVLRKFNVQIGLQMMIGLPLDTLKKAEYTASEIIKLKPHFVRIYPTLVIKGTYLEKMYERGEYDPLSIEKAVSISKKLLLSFMKYNIPVIRIGLQPTENILLGREVIAGPFHPAFRQLVESKIFKEVLDRTFSIHKINHIPFVKLRVHEKNISNIVGHKKENIDFIEEKYKIHKISISKNNDLKLDQVQIFYEDNNILYSIK is encoded by the coding sequence ATGGCAAAGAAACACTATATTATTCCTATATTTGTTCCTCATAGAGGGTGTCCTTTTGATTGTGTTTTTTGTAATCAAAAAAAAATTACTGGATGTGAAGAAGAAGTTACAAAAGAGAAAGTCAATCAGCAAATTATAGATTATATGGCTACGATACAAGATATAGAAGATAAACATGTAGAGATTGCATTTTTTGGAGGAAGTTTTACAGGAATAGAACAAAAAAAGCAACAAGAGCTTTTAGAGGTAGCATATAAATGGAAGAATAAAGGTGTTGTGAATGATATAAGAATTTCTACTCGTCCTGATTATATCAATGAATCTATTGTTGAATTTTTAGAAAAATATGGTGTATCTATTATAGGATTAGGTGTACAATCTATGGATGAGGAAGTACTCAAAAAAAGTAATAGAGGACATACACCTAAAGATGTCATACAAGCTGTTGAAGTTTTGAGAAAATTTAATGTACAAATTGGTCTTCAAATGATGATAGGACTTCCATTGGATACCCTGAAGAAGGCAGAATATACAGCAAGTGAAATTATTAAGCTAAAACCTCACTTCGTTAGGATATATCCTACTTTAGTCATTAAGGGCACATATCTAGAGAAAATGTATGAAAGAGGAGAATATGATCCATTGTCTATAGAAAAGGCAGTAAGTATAAGCAAAAAATTATTACTAAGCTTTATGAAATATAATATTCCGGTTATCAGAATAGGACTACAGCCTACAGAGAATATTTTGTTAGGAAGAGAGGTTATTGCAGGTCCTTTTCATCCTGCTTTTAGACAATTAGTAGAATCAAAAATTTTTAAGGAAGTGCTAGATCGTACATTTTCTATACATAAAATAAACCATATTCCATTTGTAAAGTTAAGGGTTCATGAGAAAAATATTTCAAATATAGTGGGACATAAAAAAGAAAATATAGATTTTATTGAAGAAAAATATAAAATCCATAAGATTAGCATTTCAAAGAATAATGATTTAAAATTAGACCAAGTACAAATTTTTTATGAAGACAATAACATTCTTTATTCCATAAAATAG
- the smc gene encoding chromosome segregation protein SMC produces MYLKKIELQGFKSFANKTQIDFEKGVTGIVGPNGSGKSNISDAIRWVLGEQSAKTLRGSRMDDVIFAGTTQRKPVGMAEVSLTLSNESGKLPVDYTEITVTRRVYRSGESEYSINKSLCRLKDVKELFMDTGVGVDGYSIIGQGKIDEILNNKSGNRRLLFEEAAGIVKYRTRKEDAQKKLENTTQNLIRIDDIIKELKNRIDPLKIQSEKAKSFLELQEKLKDLEINLFVHEMESLKYEIKELQEQKEIISDQFHHYSKEKKQIEETYIYYKKEMEELETSIGQLQNNIFDTVHFIEKKDGEIGLYQEKIHNHMNNIDRLNKEIEDTQKDEEKYLIELESMKKDYEEENEFAQVNKKNLEDKLKLLKSINQVLKQQEDEMENEKTNVIEILNEMASHKTYMQGLIHLQKNMLKRKSQIEEEKNQIQTNKNRMLQEKNHLEKILQEKEENLNKMIEEKDVLQKEIEQFQNIIQKDQEQNIISKEKIQQKTTRKSLLEEMEKDYEGFHKSVKNTLLEAQKNENLGNGIEGVVAKLLTVPRGYETAIEVALGNSMQNIVCQKTQDANKMIQHLKKNKLGRVTFLPMDRFLDKPYSHKESFKDEKGFIGFAVDLVSFPNEYKNIFEYLLGRIILVDKIENGILLSKKTKYKIVSLDGDVINPSGAITGGSYHSKTLNILSRKTEIEELNCDLGMLYKEYDQKNEGIQERKEALEKRIQQFKNKEQELKEKEIELIHVKNRKEQFYKDIKNYEENIERIHLEMDQLEADTIHTQNEIQQKEDQIQKLQQEEMELKNGVSSKKEVYEEKKIQKEEVSQEVTQLQIKIASLEEKKEHINKNIQDFKNKLGQFKETREIKKKEIEEFIKNKEFLQKELNQFKLEIKDAEVLKKQCEFNMAQEKEKKNKNTKNFEEIQEKLKNVTQNVVELQDSSHKIEVKLARLEMQQESFCDKLLEEYEITYMEALEYKREPVNVTESGKEIKMIKKKIKELGTVHVGSIEEYKEVLERYEFLTGQKDDLKTAIESLKKVIKEMEHTMKDQFAESFAKIKINFNEVFQKLFGGGKAQLLLENEEDLLNSGIEIIAQPPGKKLQNLSLLSGGERALTAIALLFAILKVKPTPFCILDEIEAALDDANVYRYANFLKEFSKETQFIVVTHRKGTMESVDALYGVTMQEHGVSTLVSVKLEEQAS; encoded by the coding sequence TTGTACCTAAAGAAAATTGAACTTCAAGGATTTAAATCTTTTGCAAATAAAACACAAATAGATTTTGAAAAAGGGGTTACAGGGATTGTAGGACCTAATGGAAGTGGAAAGAGTAATATTTCTGATGCCATTAGATGGGTACTAGGAGAACAAAGTGCAAAAACTTTAAGAGGAAGTCGAATGGATGATGTAATATTTGCTGGAACGACACAAAGAAAGCCTGTGGGAATGGCAGAGGTATCTCTAACATTAAGTAATGAATCTGGAAAACTTCCAGTAGATTATACGGAAATAACTGTTACAAGGAGAGTGTATCGTTCTGGAGAAAGCGAATACTCGATTAATAAATCTTTATGTAGATTAAAAGATGTAAAAGAACTTTTTATGGATACAGGAGTAGGGGTAGATGGGTATTCTATTATTGGACAAGGAAAAATAGATGAAATATTAAATAATAAATCAGGAAATAGAAGACTTTTATTTGAGGAAGCTGCTGGAATTGTAAAATATAGAACAAGAAAAGAAGATGCTCAAAAAAAATTAGAAAATACAACACAAAATTTAATTCGTATTGATGATATTATTAAAGAATTAAAAAATAGGATAGATCCCTTAAAGATACAAAGTGAAAAAGCAAAAAGCTTTTTAGAATTACAAGAAAAACTAAAAGATTTAGAAATCAATTTATTTGTTCATGAGATGGAAAGTTTGAAATATGAAATCAAAGAATTACAGGAACAAAAAGAAATCATATCAGATCAGTTTCATCATTATTCAAAAGAGAAAAAACAAATTGAAGAAACTTATATTTATTATAAAAAGGAAATGGAAGAGTTAGAAACATCTATTGGACAACTTCAAAACAATATATTTGATACCGTTCACTTTATAGAAAAAAAAGATGGGGAAATAGGACTTTATCAAGAAAAAATTCATAATCACATGAATAATATAGATCGGCTCAATAAAGAAATAGAAGATACACAAAAAGATGAAGAAAAATATTTGATTGAGTTAGAAAGCATGAAGAAGGATTATGAAGAAGAAAATGAATTTGCACAAGTAAACAAAAAAAATTTAGAGGATAAGCTTAAGTTACTTAAAAGCATCAATCAAGTGTTAAAGCAGCAAGAAGATGAAATGGAGAATGAAAAAACAAATGTCATTGAAATATTAAATGAAATGGCATCTCATAAAACGTATATGCAAGGGTTAATCCATTTGCAAAAGAACATGCTTAAAAGAAAAAGTCAAATTGAAGAAGAAAAAAATCAGATACAGACAAATAAAAATAGGATGCTTCAAGAGAAAAATCATTTAGAAAAGATTTTGCAAGAAAAAGAAGAAAATTTAAACAAGATGATAGAAGAGAAGGATGTTCTTCAAAAAGAAATAGAACAATTTCAAAATATCATACAAAAAGATCAAGAGCAAAATATAATTAGCAAAGAAAAAATACAGCAAAAGACAACAAGAAAAAGTTTATTAGAAGAAATGGAGAAAGACTATGAAGGGTTTCACAAAAGTGTAAAAAATACTTTGCTAGAAGCTCAAAAAAATGAAAATTTAGGAAATGGTATAGAGGGTGTCGTAGCAAAGCTTTTAACAGTTCCAAGAGGATACGAGACAGCTATCGAAGTAGCTTTAGGAAATAGTATGCAAAATATAGTTTGTCAAAAAACTCAAGATGCAAATAAAATGATTCAGCATTTAAAGAAAAACAAATTAGGAAGAGTGACTTTTCTTCCTATGGATCGTTTTTTGGATAAACCATATTCTCACAAAGAATCTTTTAAAGATGAAAAAGGGTTTATAGGATTTGCTGTAGATTTAGTAAGTTTTCCAAATGAATATAAAAATATTTTTGAATATTTATTAGGAAGAATCATTTTAGTAGACAAAATAGAAAATGGAATTCTATTATCTAAAAAAACAAAATATAAAATTGTTTCCTTAGATGGAGATGTTATTAATCCAAGTGGAGCTATAACAGGAGGAAGTTATCATTCTAAAACATTAAATATATTAAGTAGAAAGACAGAAATTGAAGAATTAAATTGTGATTTAGGTATGCTTTATAAAGAATATGATCAAAAAAATGAAGGAATACAAGAAAGAAAAGAAGCATTAGAAAAAAGAATACAACAATTTAAGAATAAAGAGCAAGAATTAAAAGAAAAAGAAATTGAACTCATTCATGTAAAAAACAGAAAAGAACAATTTTATAAAGATATAAAAAATTATGAAGAAAATATAGAAAGAATTCATTTAGAAATGGATCAATTAGAAGCAGATACCATTCATACACAGAATGAGATACAACAGAAAGAAGATCAAATCCAAAAATTACAACAAGAGGAAATGGAGCTTAAAAATGGAGTATCTTCTAAAAAAGAGGTATATGAGGAGAAAAAAATTCAAAAAGAAGAGGTTTCTCAAGAAGTGACCCAGCTTCAAATAAAAATTGCTTCTTTAGAAGAAAAAAAGGAACATATAAATAAGAATATCCAAGATTTTAAAAATAAACTAGGTCAATTCAAAGAAACAAGAGAAATTAAGAAAAAAGAAATTGAAGAATTCATTAAAAACAAAGAATTTTTACAAAAAGAATTAAACCAATTCAAATTAGAAATAAAAGATGCTGAAGTTTTAAAAAAACAATGTGAATTCAATATGGCACAGGAAAAAGAAAAAAAGAATAAAAACACAAAAAACTTTGAAGAAATTCAAGAAAAATTAAAAAATGTTACACAAAATGTAGTTGAATTACAAGACAGTAGTCATAAAATTGAAGTAAAACTTGCTAGATTAGAAATGCAACAAGAATCATTTTGCGATAAATTATTGGAAGAATATGAAATTACTTATATGGAGGCATTAGAATATAAAAGAGAGCCTGTGAATGTAACCGAATCAGGAAAAGAAATTAAAATGATTAAAAAGAAGATAAAAGAATTAGGAACGGTACATGTAGGGTCTATAGAAGAATATAAAGAGGTATTAGAAAGATATGAATTTTTAACAGGACAAAAGGATGATTTGAAAACTGCTATAGAATCTCTTAAAAAAGTAATCAAAGAAATGGAACATACTATGAAGGATCAGTTTGCTGAATCTTTTGCAAAAATAAAAATCAATTTTAATGAGGTGTTCCAAAAGCTTTTTGGAGGGGGAAAAGCACAACTTTTATTAGAAAATGAAGAAGATCTTTTAAATTCAGGCATAGAGATTATTGCTCAACCACCAGGAAAGAAACTTCAAAACCTTTCACTATTATCAGGAGGAGAAAGAGCACTTACTGCCATTGCCTTATTATTTGCTATTTTAAAGGTAAAACCTACTCCATTTTGTATTTTAGATGAAATTGAAGCAGCATTGGATGATGCCAATGTTTATCGATATGCAAATTTTTTAAAAGAGTTTTCGAAAGAGACTCAATTTATTGTTGTGACTCATAGAAAAGGAACAATGGAATCAGTAGATGCTTTATATGGAGTGACTATGCAAGAACATGGAGTGTCTACACTAGTTTCTGTAAAATTGGAAGAACAAGCTAGCTAA